A single region of the Pseudomonadota bacterium genome encodes:
- the amrB gene encoding AmmeMemoRadiSam system protein B produces the protein EVTGILAPHIDYARGKEVYREAYRYLRHVEKPLLVILGTSHRPIEKIWNISLKDFSTPLGVVPNSKELGGLIRDNHILKGYIAEWPHRSEHSIELQLPIIQFVVAERSIEILPILTGSMQEYIEGSKGINDETLLEILGNFKETLNIYGKPYIIISGADLAHIGAQFGDTYQLDPYTLNQSKQRDETILNCIRNVNAKGFFEAIKDEGDRRRICGLTPIYFQLSFLEGSSCDKISYKQWTDGSSSVSFAGGVFYKESAKPGMQ, from the coding sequence GGGAGGTCACAGGTATCCTTGCACCGCATATTGATTACGCGAGGGGGAAAGAGGTATACAGGGAGGCATACAGGTACTTGAGACACGTAGAGAAGCCCCTCCTCGTTATTCTCGGGACATCACACCGTCCTATTGAAAAAATCTGGAATATCTCTCTGAAAGACTTTTCTACACCCCTCGGTGTTGTCCCGAATTCGAAAGAACTGGGGGGACTTATCCGGGATAATCACATATTAAAAGGGTATATTGCTGAATGGCCTCATAGAAGCGAACATTCCATAGAATTGCAGTTGCCTATCATACAATTCGTAGTGGCGGAAAGAAGTATTGAAATCCTTCCCATTCTTACAGGCTCGATGCAGGAATATATAGAGGGCAGTAAGGGTATCAATGATGAAACGCTATTAGAAATTCTCGGGAACTTTAAGGAAACCCTGAATATTTATGGAAAGCCCTATATCATCATATCAGGGGCTGACCTCGCACACATCGGGGCACAATTCGGGGATACATACCAGCTTGACCCTTATACCTTAAATCAATCGAAACAGAGGGATGAGACAATACTCAATTGCATAAGAAACGTTAATGCAAAGGGATTTTTCGAGGCTATAAAAGATGAAGGGGATAGAAGAAGGATATGTGGTCTCACACCTATATATTTTCAACTAAGTTTTCTTGAGGGTAGTAGCTGTGACAAAATCAGCTATAAACAATGGACAGACGGTTCATCGTCCGTGAGTTTTGCAGGCGGGGTGTTTTATAAAGAATCAGCAAAACCAGGTATGCAGTAA
- a CDS encoding secondary thiamine-phosphate synthase enzyme YjbQ, translating into MKIINERITLATRGSGDLINITEKLSLLLEGSELKMGNLTVFVVGSTAGITTFEYEPGLIKDMEEMYERLAPSNKHYHHDDTWGDANGFSHIRATLTGPTVTIPFENGKLLLGTWQQVVLAEFDNRPRKREIVVQIIGE; encoded by the coding sequence ATGAAGATAATTAACGAAAGGATTACATTAGCTACCAGAGGGAGTGGTGATCTGATCAATATCACTGAGAAGTTATCTCTATTGCTTGAAGGTTCAGAGCTTAAAATGGGCAATCTTACTGTTTTTGTTGTCGGTTCAACTGCAGGGATTACTACCTTTGAATATGAGCCTGGACTTATAAAGGATATGGAAGAGATGTATGAAAGGCTTGCACCATCCAATAAACACTACCACCATGACGATACCTGGGGTGATGCAAACGGGTTCAGCCATATCAGGGCAACACTTACAGGCCCAACCGTCACAATACCTTTCGAGAATGGTAAGCTCTTACTCGGAACCTGGCAGCAGGTGGTGCTCGCAGAATTCGATAACCGACCGAGGAAACGAGAGATAGTGGTACAAATTATAGGGGAGTAA